Sequence from the Bacteroidota bacterium genome:
GGTCCTCGACGCGCAGGGCCTGGACCGGTTCACCGCCCAGATCATCGTGCAGGCGCGCCGCCCGATCTACGCGACGGTGCGCAACACGACCGTCTTCCAGGTGGCCGACACCGAGTGGCAGTTCCAGTACAACCGCGGGCAGCCGCTCATCTTCGACGCCAACCGCTACGACTCGCTGACGAGCATCCTGGACTTCTACGCGTTCATGATTCTCGGCTACGACTACGACACGTTCGCCGAGCTGGGCGGCACGCCGTTCTTCGAGCAGGCCCGCGAAATCTCCGAACTCGCCCAGTCCCAGGGCGACCCCGGCTGGGTCTCGATCGGCGACGACCGGACGCGGACGGCGCTCGTGCGCCAGCTCCTCGACCCGCGCTACGAGGCGCTGCGCCGGGCCTACTACCTCTACCACTTCGGGACGCTCGACCTCTTCACGCAGGACCACGAGACCGCGTGGCAGACGGGCTTCACGGCCATCGAGGGCATCTACGAACTCTTCCTCGAAGTCGCGCGGAAGTACGCCACCGACGTGTTCTTCACCGTCAAGGCCCGCGAGATCGGCGACGTGTTCGAGGAGGCCGACGAGGTCAAGAACCAGCTCTACACGATGCTGATCGAGATGGACCCGGCCCGCTCCAGCGACTACGACCGACTGTTGGAGTGACGAGCTACGAACGACGAGTGTCGAGTGGGTCCTCGCTCGTCATTCGTCGCTCGTCACTCGTACTTCGAGTACGCGGTCACCTTGCACGATGGCGTCGGCCACGTCTTGCCCACGGGCGACGCGCCCGAAGGCCGTGTAGCGCCCGTCGAGGTGGGGCTGCGCCGAGTGCGTGACGAAGAACTGCGACCCCTCGGTGTCTTTCCCGGCCGAGGCCATGCCGACAGTGCCGCGCCGGTAGGGCACGCGGGCGAACTCGCTCGGGAGAAACACGCCCGGCCCGCCGAAGCCGTCAGCCCGGACGAAGTCCCCGCCCTGGACCACAAAGTTGGGGACGACGCGGTGGAAGGGCACGCCGTCATACGCCCCGCGCTCGGCGAAGCGGGTGATGGTCTGCACGGTCAGCGGCGCAGCTTCGGTGTCTAGCTCCAGCACGATCTGGCCCCGGTCGGTCTCCAGCGTCAGCAGCGGGTGCCGCCCGAGGGACCGGAGGTACGGCCAGTCGAGCGCGGGAAAGTCCGGCGGGGCGAGGCCCGTCGCCTCGAAGTCCACGCCGCGCCCGAAGCGCTCGCTGAGCATGGCGGCGGCGGCCTGCCGGATCGTCGGGTGCGGCCCTTCGAGCGCCACGTCGAGCAGAAACGGGACCGCCGTCGTGTCCCGGATCTCCCCGAGCGCCTGGACGATAGCGACCATCGGCTCGATGTCGTCGGGCGTACTCATCTCGGCATACGTCTCGCGGAGGACAGCCGACGCGCCGAGCGGCTGGAAGAGCGAGTCGGCGAGGGCCGGCGCGGCGGCGTAGGCCGTGGCGAGGTCGCGCCGCCGGAGTGCCTCGGCGAACGAGTCGAAGTAGAGCGGGGCCCGTGCGGCTGTCCGGTCTGCCTCCCAGTCTGTCTTGAGGGCTTCGAGCGCAGCATAGGCGATACGCGGGTCGTCGTTCCGGGCGGCAGCGGCGAGCAGGTCGCGCCCTTCGGATCCCGTTTGGGCAAGGGTGCCGAGCGCTGCGGCATAGGCGAAGGGCGCTTCGTGCGCAGGTAGGACCTCGCCATTGCGCTGCGGACTCACGCTCTGCACCCAGCGAAAGACCGTCCGCTCGCGCCCGCCCGCCCGGAGCGCGGGCAGCAGCGGTGCCCACACGCGCCAGCGCTCGGGATGCGCCTCGGTCCACGCTTCGATGCGGTCGAGGCGTTCGCTGGGAAGCGTATCCACCGCGGCGAGGGCTGCCGCCGCCGTGGCCGCGACGTGGATGGAGGCGTCGTCGAGCGCGACGAGGAGGGCGTGCTGCACGGCGTCGGCGGCGTCGGGCCGGGTGAGGGCACGCACGGCGTTCGTGCGGACGCGCCAGTCGTCGCTCCGGCGAAGCAGTGGCAGCAGGCGCGCCGCCGCCCGCATTGGGTCGAGCCGGCCGAGGGCGAGGGCGAGGTGCATCTGCGCCGGGTCGTCGGGCGAGCGCGCGTCGGAGGCGTCGAAGAGGCGGTCGCTGACGTGCTGCCACGGGGCCGGGTCGCGCGTCCGCCCGAAGTAGTAGGCGGCGTGCTGCCGCAGGTCCGCGTCGGGCGCGGTGAGGCGGTCCGCGAGCCAGCGGGTGGCGGTGCGGTCGTGGACGCCGCGCAGGCCGTAGCGGGCCAAAGCGAGCGCCCGCGCCGGGTCGAGGGCCGCATCAAGTGGCAGGTCGGGGAGTGCCGCAAGCGTTGCCCGGCCGCCGGTCTTGCCGAGGGCGTCGAGCAGCAGGCGCTGCACCTCGGCGTCGCGCTCGGCGCGGAGGGCGTCGATGAGCGGGATCGCGGCCGCCGAGTCGGCGCTCTGGCCGAGGGCGAACGCGGCGTCGGCCCGGACCGTCGGGGCCGGATCGCTGAGGAGCGCTAGCAGGAGCGGCACCGCGCCCGCGTCCTGCACCGAGCCGAGGGCGAGGGCTGCCCGTGCCCGCACCGCGGCCTCGTCGTCCGTCAGGAACGCCCGCAGCGCCGCCGTGTCGCGCCGCGTCTGGTGCTCGGCGACGGCTTGCAAGTCTGCCCGGTCGAGGAGGCCGTCGCTCGGCCGGGCGTAGGCGGCCTCCGGCGACAAAGGCGGCGGCGGGGGTAGGATGCGCTCGGGCTGCGTGTAGGAGCAGCCGGCGAGCGAGGCGAGCAGAGCGAGCGGGAGGGCGAAGCGCATGGCGGGGCCGTGTGCGAAGAGTACGTCGAAACGGAACGTGGAGAACAAAAACAGCCCGGCAGCGGCTATCTTGCGCCGGCCGGGCTGTGCTCGGAAGGGTGCGAAAGGGGGGACTCGAACCCCCACGGGTGTTACCCCACGAGATCCTAAATCTCGCGCGTCTACCTATTCCGCCACTCTCGCAGAACCGCCGCCTTTGCCGGCAGCGACCGTCAATATAACGCTGCCACTCTCCCCCTTCTCACACCGATCAGACCCATGACGTCACGCATCGCACTCTCCCTGCTGCTCGCCCTCGTGCTGGCCGCCTGTTCCAGCACCGAGGTGGTCACCACCGCACCGCCGTCCACCCCTCCGGCGATGGAGGAGCCCGAGATGACGGACAACGCCATGATGGACGAGATGGAGGGCGCGATGGAGGAGATGGCCGGCCTGACCGCGCCTATGCTCCTCGACCCCGACACGGTCCAGGCCGGACGCTTCGACAACGGGCGGATGTTCACCTTCGACAACCCGCCGCGCGCCTACCTCGCCGAGACCTACGGCTTCTCGCCGGGCGACGAGTGGTTCGAGCAGGCCCACCTCGCCGCACTCCGCTTCGCTACCTACTGCTCGTCCTCGTTCGTCTCGCCGGATGGGCTGATCCTCACCAACCACCACTGCGCCCGCCAGAGCATCACCCAGGTCACCGCCGAGGGCGAGGACCTCGGCGCAGACGGCTTCTACGCCGAGCAGCTCGGCGACGAGCGCCTCGTGGACGGCCTCTTCGTCGAGCAGCTCATCGAGATCACCGACGTGACGGCTGAGGTTGAGGCCGCCGCTGAGGGCATGGAGACCGACGCCGAGCGGATCAACGCCCGCCGCGAAGCCATCGACGCCATCCAGGAGCGGATGGAGGGCGAGGCCGGCGGCGAGGACGCTGGGATGCGCGTCCAGATTATCACCCTCTACAACGGCGGCCAGTACTCGGCCTACACCTTCCGGCGCTACGACGACGTGCGGCTCGTCTTCGCCCCCGAGGACGAACTCGGCTTCTTCGGCGGCGACCCGGACAACTTCACCTACCCGCGCTACAGCCTCGACTTCGCGCTCTTCCGCGCCTACGACGACAACGGCGACCCCGTCGACACGTCGGGCTTCTTCTTCCCGTGGAGCGCCGACGGCACCGACGAGGGTGAGCTCGTCTTCGTGATCGGCAACCCCGGCTCGACGACGCGCCTCCAGACGGTGGCCCAACTGGAGTACCGCCGCGACGTACAGGAGCCGGCTACGCTCCGCCTCCTCTCCACACGCGCCGACGTCTACGAGCGCTTCGTGGACATGAACCCCGATGCGCCCGAGACGCCGGAGATCGAGGACACCTACTTCTCGCTCTCGAACGGACGCAAGGCCTACACCGGCCGCGTCGAAGGGCTGCAGGATCCCTACGTCATCGCCCGCCGCGCCGCCGCCGAGCGCGCCTTCCGCCAGGAGGTCGAGACCGACGCCCAGCTCCGGGCCGACTACGGCGACCTCTTCGACCAGATTGCTCAGAACCGCCAGGAGGCAAAGCAGTTCGCCGCTGAGTTCGGCGCGTTCATCGGGATGAACCCCGGCTCGTCGGTGGCCTCGAACACGCTCACGCGCGCCCTCAACGCCCACGCCTTCGCAACGACGCAGAACGACCAGTTCCGCGGCGCGGCGCTCCGGGTCGAGGAAGACCGCCCGGCAGACCTCGAGCGGATGCTCGTCGAGGCCCGGCTCGCAGACTTCGTCCACTACCTCGGGGCGGACAGCGACCTCGTCGAGGCCGTGCTCCAGGGACGCTCCGTAGAGCAGGCTGCCCGCGACATCTTCAGCGGATCGGCGTTTGCGACGCACGCCGGTACCGAGGCTGCGCTTGAGGGTGATCTGATGGCGTCGGACGACCCGGCGCTTGCCGTCGCGGCGGCGATCTGGCCGAGCTACATCGAGTTCCAGCAGCAGAACGGCGTCCTCGGCGCGCAGGTCGGCGAACTGGCCGGCGAGCTGGCCCGCGCCCGCTTCGAGGTCTACGGCACCGAGATCCCGCCGGACGCGACCTTCTCGCTCCGCATCAACGACGGCCGCGTCCAGGGCTACGACTACAACGGCACCGTCGCCCCGCCCTACACCTCGTTCTACGGGCTGTACGACCGCCACTTCGCCTTCCAGGCCGACGACGAGCACAGCCAATTCTACAGCCTCCCCGACCGCTGGCTGCCGATCCCGGGCGACCTCGACCTGACGACGCCCTACAACTTCGTCACCACGAACGACATCATCGGCGGCAACTCCGGCTCGCCGATGCTCAACCGCGACCTCGAGGTCGTCGGCGTCGCCTTCGACGGCAACATCCAGAGCCTGCCGGGCGACTACATCTACCTCCCACAGCAGAACCGGACGGTGGGCGTGGACTCGCGCGCGATGCTGGAGGTGCTCGAGACGGTCTACGACGCCGAGCGCGTGGCCGAGGAGCTTCGCTCCGGCAAGATGACGGCGCGCTAAGCCAGAAGACAGATGCAACGCAAGCGGGGCCGCGCCACCGGGCACGGCCCCGCTCTTTTCGTGCTGCCGCGAGCCTACCGCACGAGCGTCACGCGCTGTGTTGCGGTGAACGCGTCCGCCTCCATCCGCACCACGTACACCCCGCTCGGCAGCCCGGCCCCGTCGAAGGCGACTGCGTGGCGGCCCGCCTCGAGCTCGCCCTCGGCCAGCGTGCGCACTGCGCGCCCGAGCACATCGTAGACGGTGAGGGTCACCGTCCGCGCCTCGGGCAGGTCGAGCGCGAGCGTGGTTGCCGTGCGGAACGGGTTGGGATAGGCCGCATCGAGCGCGAAAGAGGACGGGGCCGTCGACGTGGCATCGAGCGCAGGCTGCGTCGCCGCTCCCGACGCGAACTCGACGGCTCCTGCGTCGCAGGCGGCGATGCCGTCGCCGTCGCCGTCGACCGGTGCCTCGAAGCCGCGCTGATCCGCGGGCCCGCACGTCCCGCCGATGTCGATGGCCGGGTTCCGTGCGGGGTCGCCGCCGGGGGCGCGGAGCGCGTGCGTCAGCGTCGGCCCCCCGTTGTCGGCGAGCGCGAAGTCGAGCGCCGCAGCATCGGAAGCCGAGACGATGCGGTCTGTGCCTTGCGAGGAGCAGCCGCTGCCGAGGACGTTGTATCCTCTGGAGAACGGGGGCGAGTTGAGGCCACCGCAGTTCGCACTCGGGGCGGTCAGGCTTCGGGCCACCCTGTTGCCGGCTACGATGCTATTCTCAAGTGATACTTCACTGAAATCGTCCCAAATGGACACGAAGCTGTGAATCCCACCGGATTCGACCGTGGCGCGGTTATCGATAATAGTGCTGTTTTGCACTGTGATCACGGAGGTGGTGAAAGGACTGGTGCGAAGGCCTCCGCCGAACTCCGCTCTGTTCCCGCTGATCGTGCTGTTCGAGATCGAGGCATAGGTTGTATAGACACCACCCCCACCGCTTGTCGCGACGTTGTTAGCAACGGTCGAACGACGAAGGCTTAGAGCAGAGACAGAGATGCCTCCTCCCGAAGCGGCTCGGTTGTCACGCACCGTAGACTCGCGTAGCACGAGGAACGTTTGTCCGCGCGCGAGTATGCCTCCGCCCTCACCTTCGGTGAAACCGTCGGCGATCGTCAAGCCGATGATTTCGACGAGGCCTCGAACTGTGGGTAAGACGCGAGACACATCGAGGTAGAAGACACGCGAGGCGCCGCCGCCGCTGACGGTGAGGTCTAGCCCCGTCGCGTCGAGGATGACGGACTGGGTGACCTCAAGCTGTCCGAGCGCGAGGGTAATCGTCTCGCCGCCGAGCGCCGGGGCGAAGCGAACGGAGTCGCGGTCGATGCCTGCATTCGCGGAGGCGAGGGCTTCGCGGAGCGAGCAGTCGGCATCGCACGTCCCGTCGTCGGTGTCGGCAGTTTTGGTGACGATGAGCGTCTCGGCAGGGCGCGCGTGCTGCGCAGCGACCGGTAGGGCGGTGAGAAGGAGAGCAAGGAATGAGAATCGAAGCATAGTAGGATAGAATGATCAGGGAGCCGGACACAACATAGGCGTGCAGGCTCCCGAACGCAAACAAACCCCGCGCCCGTCTACTTCTCTGGCGTCGCTGTAAGCGCAGGCGTTACGTCTACCAAGCTCTGCACCTCGGCCAGTGCTTCGGCCCCCGGCCCGAGCGCTACGAGCGGGACCGGGTTGCGCGTGTGGCTCTTCGTCCCTAGATCTTCGAGGTTGCCGTGGTCGCTCGTGACGACGAGCCGGTCGTCCGGCCCAAGCGCGCCCAGGAGGCCGCCGAAGAAGGCGTCGAGCGAGCGGAGCACGGACGCGGCGCGCTCGGCGTCCCGGCTGTGGCCGGCTTTGTCGGTGAGGTAGTACTCGAAGAGGACGAGGTCGGCCTCCGGGCTGAGGCGGGCGAGGCGCTCCCCAGCCGCGCGCTCGGTGATGACCGGCACGTCGAGGCCGAGGTGCTCGCGCCACCCGGCCCCGGTGAGGTCGGCCGCCAGGGCCTCGCCGCGCCGCAAGTCTGCCTCGCGGCGAAGCTCAACTCCAGCCTCGACGCAGCACAGCGTCGTCACCGTCCACCGACTGCGCTTCTCGACGAACCGGAAGAAGCGGTCGGGGTAGGCGTTGGCGAAGGTGCCGACCCGCCCGGCTGCGCGCAGGCGCGCAAACAGGCTGTGCTCGGCAATCGTCGGCTTCGAGGTCGAGTGCGGGTACGGGCCGAAGTGCCGCCCGGCGCGCTCAGCGCAGTTGACGCCCGTGAAGAGCGTCGCCTGCCCCGTCCCGCTCTGCGGCAGACCCTCCACCCCGAGCGTCGCGTCAATGGGCCGGAAGACGTGACCAGGCTCGGAAATAGCCTGCGCCTCGCTCGTCCAGCGCTGCCCGCCGGCCAGCCGCTCGAAGCTCGGTAGCGCGAGGGAGCCGAGGAGGTTAGCCTCGCCCGGCGCGCCCAGCCCGACCCCGTCGAGGAACACGAAGAGGGTGCGGGGCGGCGGCGTCACGCGTCGGGAGGGCTAGGGTTCTCAGGGGAGGCCGCCGCCACGACCCAGTCGAGGTCGAGCGGCCGGTTGAGCGCGTGAACGCGGGGCGGGAGGGCCGTCTCACCTTCGACGCCGAAGACCGGCCGGTCGTGCTCCGTGGCCCACGTTAGGGCGCGGGCTTCGTAGGAGTCTGGCGGCACGGCGAAGAAGGCGGAGGCGCGGGCCGCCGCTGCCATCACGAGCGCTCGCTCCGCGTCGTCATGCCCGTAGCGCCCGTGCGCCATCGGGAAGGGAGAGAGCAGGGCACCGCCCGCCCGGATGGCCGCGCTCACGATGGGGCGGATCGGCTTGGCGATGCGCCCCATCCCGGCGTTCGCCACGAGGACTGACGGGTGCCCGGCGGCTGCACACAGCTTGTGGACGACCACGTCGAAGCCGCTCTCGGCCCCGCTCATCACCACGACGCCGTGCGCAGTCAGCTTGCGGACGAGGTCCTGGGCAGTCTCAAAGGCAGGCCCTGGCAGCGGAGGCCGGGCGAAGAGCGCCACCGAGGGCTGGGCCAGGGCCTCGGTGTGGCCGTAGGCGTAGAGCACGACCGGCCGGTCGCTCTGGTCGAGGTCGGCGAGGCCGGCCGGCCAGCATGCGTCATGCGGAGTCAGCACCTCGACCCGCTGCGCGGCCAGCCGCTCCAGCTCGTCCTCGGCCTCGGCAAGGGCGGTGCCTAGGCCCCCGTGGTCGAAGAGGTAGCCGACAAGCGTCGTCGCGTTCGGGGCTCCCTTGATGCGGAGCAGCACCTGCTCGCGCGGCGTAGCCCGAAGGGCCTCGTAGGTCGGAAAGTGGGCCAGCAGGCGCTGGGCCGTCACGCGGCCGATGCCGTCCGAGCGGAGCAGGGCGAGGGCGAAAGCGGAGGACGCGCGCATAGCAGCAGAGGGCGGGAGCCCTAGCAAGATAGGCGTCCCGGAGAGCACATGGGCTTGCGGCGCGAGGGTGCGCGCCAGCAGAAGGGGTAAATCCGAAATAGGTGGTGGAAATGTTGTGCCTACAAGAGGGCGTACATCACGAGATACCGCACCGTTTGCCGGGAGAGCCACTACAAGGTGCCGTGGCACCGCATTTGCCCCGCGGGAAGCCGCCCATTACCACCACGTCCAGCCCTAGTCCGATGATCGCCCCCCTGCACGTTCTGCTCGCTGCCCCCGACCCGGCCGACGACCTCCTCGCGGCCCTCCGGCGTGCTGGATACGACCCGCGCCCCGAGTTCGCCACCCAGCCCGAGGCGCTCGGAAACGCTCTCGCTCGCGGGAAGGCCAAGCTGCTCATCCTCCGGCAGGGCCTGCCGGGACTGTCACCGTGGGACGCCCTCGCGCGAACCGAGCAGCAGGCAGACCGCCTGCCGGTCATCGTCGTGACGGAGGAAGACAAGGTCGGAGGGGTGGTGGCGCTGCTGGAGGCCGGGGTGCGCGACGTGGTCAGCATCTCGGACCTGGACCGGCTCGGCGTGGCGGTGGCGAAGGCGCTGCGGTGGCGGCGGGAGACACCCCGGGTGCACGCGAGCGGTGAGCCCTCAGCCGACGCCGTCTTCCACGACCTCGCCGAGCAGATGCCCATCGGGCTCTACCGAACGACAGAGGAGGGGCGCATCCTCTACGCCAACCCGGCCTTCGCGCGGCTCCTCGGCTGCGAGAGCGCGGACGCCCTGCTGGGCGAAACCGTCTCCGATACCATCACCTATCCCCGCGAGGCGTTCGCCGAGACCCTGCGCGCCGAGGGGCGCGTCGAGAACTACGAAGCCTGGTGGGAGCGCGACGGGGAGGAGGTCTGCACGCGCGAGAACACGCGGGCGGTCCTCGACGACGAAGGGGAGTTGCTGTACTACGAGGGAACCATCGAGGACATCACCGAGCAGCAGCAGGCGCTCCTGGCGCTCCGCGACAGCGAGGCCTCGCTCCGCACGATGGCCGACGCGACAGGCCTCGTCTTCTACCGCCGCCTCGCTGGAAGCAGCGACTACGACCAAGTCAGCCCGTCCGTCGAATCGCTGACCGGCTACACGTCCGAGGGCCTCGCCACTCAGGGAGGACTGGATGCCCTCGCCGAGCAGCGCGAGGTGCTCGACGGCGATGCGCAGGGCGACGGGTCTGCAACCACTCTGTACCGCATTCGCACAGCCGACGGCGCGGCCCGCTGGGTGGAAGACAGTGCCCATCCGTGGACCGACGAGGCGGGCGAGGTGATCGGCCAGGCCGGCGTGCTGAGGGACGTGACCGAGCAGCACGAGCGCGAGCACCGCGAGCGCACGCAGAACGCGCAGCGCCTCGCCCGGCAGAAGGTCCTCACCAAGCTCTCCGCGCTCGGGGGCGAGACGGACGACGTCCTGCAGCACGTCACCGCCGAAGTGGCGCGCGAGACAGAGACGGGCCGGGCCAGCCTGTGGCTCCTCGGCGACGGCGAGCTGCAGTGCCGCGACCTCTATGTGCGCAGCGAAGACGCGCACCGCACCGACGCCCCGTTCCGAGCCGAGTCCGTGGCCGAGACCTTCGGTCTGCTCAGCCGGCAGCGCGTGGTAGAGACGCCGGACGTGCTCGGCAAGCCGGCCGACGAGCGCTACGCGCTGGACGTGTACCACGCCCGCAACGGCGTCCACGCCGTGCTGCTGGCCTCGGTGCGGCGGCGGGACCAGGTGATCGGCTTCGTCGCGCTCGAGCACCTCGGCGAGTCCCGCGCCTGGACCGAGGACGAGCGCGACTTCGCTGTCGCCATCGCGGACCTCGTCTCCCTCCTCGTGGAGCAGTCGGGGCGCGGCGAGGCGGAGGCGGCGCTCCAGCAGAGCGAGCGCCGGTACCGGGTCATCTCGGAACTGGCCAGCGACTTCGCCTACGCGCTGCGGATCGACGCCGACGGCTCGACCGACATCGTGTGGGCTACCGCCGCCTTTAAGCGCATCAGCGGTTACGACCCTGACGAGTTGGATGGCTACGAGGGCCTCGTCGGCCTCGTCCACGAGGACGACCGGCCCGCTGTTGAGGAGGCGCTCGACTCGTCCGAGCGAGGGAAGACCGTGCGGTTCGAGTGCCGGATCCGCACCAAGTCCGGCGGCGAGCGCTGGGTGGCGCACCGGAGCCAGCGCGTCTACGACGAAACCGCCCGGTGCTCCTACGTGTACGTTTCGGGACGCGACGTGACGCAGCGCAAGACCTTCGAGGCCGACCTCGTCGAGGCGCGCACGGAGGCCGAGCGGCTGGTTCACCAGAAGTCGGCCTTCCTCGCCAGCATGAGCCACGAGATCCGCACGCCGCTGACGGCGCTGCTCGGCTTCGCCGGAGTCCTGGCCGACGAGGTAGACGAGGAGAACCTGGAGGTCGTGCGCCTCATCGAGACCAGCGGCAAGCGGCTCATGGAGACGCTCAACTCTGTCCTCGACCTGGCCCACCTGGAGTCCGGCAACGTGGAGGTGTCCGCCGAGCCGCTCGACGTGGTCGAGGAGATGAAGCAGACAGTCCGGCTCCTGGCCCCGCTCGCCGACAAGAAGGGCATCGACCTCCGGGTCGAGGACAGCGACAGCGAGGTCATCGCGCCGCTCGACGCCACCTGCCTCCGCCGCATCCTGAATAACCTCATCGGCAACGCCGTCAAGTTCACCGAGCGCGGCGAGGTCGTCGTTGGCGCATCCCTCTTCGGCCCAGTCGCCCGGATCTGGATTCGGGACACCGGGATCGGGATCGGCAGCGCGTTCCTGCCGAACGTGTTCGACGAGTTCCAGCAGGAAGCCGGGGGCAACACCACCGGCAGCGGGCTCGGCCTCGCCATCACCAAGCGCCTCGTCGAACTGATGGACGGCACCGTCTCGGTCGAGAGTACGAAGGGCCAGGGCAGCGTCTTCACGCTGTCGTTCCCGGTCGAGTTCGGCGAGGACCAGGTGCAGCAGGCCGTCGAGATGACGCTGGCGAAAGGCGAAGGGCAGCAGGCTGAGGAGCCGGAGGACGACCGCCCGCGCGTGCTGGTGGTCGAGGACAACGCCGAGACGCGCCTGCTCATCGAGCGCATCCTCGGCCAGCGCTACCGGGCGGACGTGGCCGGCGACGTGGGCATGGCACTCGGCCTGCTCAAGGACAACGCCTACGACGCGCTCGTGCTCGACATCCACCTCAGCGGGGAGCAGACCGGCGTGGAGCTGCTGCAGGCGGCGCGCCTGCTGCCGAACCACGAGACGGTCGCCGCGCTCGCGCTCACGGCCTACGCCCTACCCGGCGACCGCGAGCGCTTCCTCGACTCCGGCTTCGACGCCTACCTCAGCAAGCCGTTCACGAAGGCCGACCTGATGGCGTCGCTGGTCGCCATCGGCGTAGCCGTCGCCGACGCGTAGCGCGCGTCGCCGTCACGCGGCGGCGTCGTAGCTTGCGGCGTGAACGAGCCGCTATCCTCCGACGCCCATCCCGCTGCGCCCCGCGCCCAGGCTTCCGTCGCCCTCGTGATGAGCGGCGGCGGGGCCCGCGCAGCCTACCAGGTCGGGGTGATGCGGGGGCTGGCGCGGCAGTGGCCCGCGTTCCGGCCGGACATCATCACTGGTGTCTCGGCGGGAGCCATCAACGCAGTCTCGCTGGCCAGTCACCCCGGCAGCTTCCCCGACGCGGTCGAGGCCCTGCACCGGCTCTGGACCGAC
This genomic interval carries:
- a CDS encoding DUF4835 family protein, which produces MRLAARALVLLACLLTAAPGAAAQELLCTVRVEYSSLGGNEFDFLDDLEEQIEQYFNNRSWTDDRFRRGIEEIDCNVRIEVLDAQGLDRFTAQIIVQARRPIYATVRNTTVFQVADTEWQFQYNRGQPLIFDANRYDSLTSILDFYAFMILGYDYDTFAELGGTPFFEQAREISELAQSQGDPGWVSIGDDRTRTALVRQLLDPRYEALRRAYYLYHFGTLDLFTQDHETAWQTGFTAIEGIYELFLEVARKYATDVFFTVKAREIGDVFEEADEVKNQLYTMLIEMDPARSSDYDRLLE
- a CDS encoding peptidylprolyl isomerase, whose translation is MRFALPLALLASLAGCSYTQPERILPPPPPLSPEAAYARPSDGLLDRADLQAVAEHQTRRDTAALRAFLTDDEAAVRARAALALGSVQDAGAVPLLLALLSDPAPTVRADAAFALGQSADSAAAIPLIDALRAERDAEVQRLLLDALGKTGGRATLAALPDLPLDAALDPARALALARYGLRGVHDRTATRWLADRLTAPDADLRQHAAYYFGRTRDPAPWQHVSDRLFDASDARSPDDPAQMHLALALGRLDPMRAAARLLPLLRRSDDWRVRTNAVRALTRPDAADAVQHALLVALDDASIHVAATAAAALAAVDTLPSERLDRIEAWTEAHPERWRVWAPLLPALRAGGRERTVFRWVQSVSPQRNGEVLPAHEAPFAYAAALGTLAQTGSEGRDLLAAAARNDDPRIAYAALEALKTDWEADRTAARAPLYFDSFAEALRRRDLATAYAAAPALADSLFQPLGASAVLRETYAEMSTPDDIEPMVAIVQALGEIRDTTAVPFLLDVALEGPHPTIRQAAAAMLSERFGRGVDFEATGLAPPDFPALDWPYLRSLGRHPLLTLETDRGQIVLELDTEAAPLTVQTITRFAERGAYDGVPFHRVVPNFVVQGGDFVRADGFGGPGVFLPSEFARVPYRRGTVGMASAGKDTEGSQFFVTHSAQPHLDGRYTAFGRVARGQDVADAIVQGDRVLEVRVTSDE
- a CDS encoding S46 family peptidase; its protein translation is MTSRIALSLLLALVLAACSSTEVVTTAPPSTPPAMEEPEMTDNAMMDEMEGAMEEMAGLTAPMLLDPDTVQAGRFDNGRMFTFDNPPRAYLAETYGFSPGDEWFEQAHLAALRFATYCSSSFVSPDGLILTNHHCARQSITQVTAEGEDLGADGFYAEQLGDERLVDGLFVEQLIEITDVTAEVEAAAEGMETDAERINARREAIDAIQERMEGEAGGEDAGMRVQIITLYNGGQYSAYTFRRYDDVRLVFAPEDELGFFGGDPDNFTYPRYSLDFALFRAYDDNGDPVDTSGFFFPWSADGTDEGELVFVIGNPGSTTRLQTVAQLEYRRDVQEPATLRLLSTRADVYERFVDMNPDAPETPEIEDTYFSLSNGRKAYTGRVEGLQDPYVIARRAAAERAFRQEVETDAQLRADYGDLFDQIAQNRQEAKQFAAEFGAFIGMNPGSSVASNTLTRALNAHAFATTQNDQFRGAALRVEEDRPADLERMLVEARLADFVHYLGADSDLVEAVLQGRSVEQAARDIFSGSAFATHAGTEAALEGDLMASDDPALAVAAAIWPSYIEFQQQNGVLGAQVGELAGELARARFEVYGTEIPPDATFSLRINDGRVQGYDYNGTVAPPYTSFYGLYDRHFAFQADDEHSQFYSLPDRWLPIPGDLDLTTPYNFVTTNDIIGGNSGSPMLNRDLEVVGVAFDGNIQSLPGDYIYLPQQNRTVGVDSRAMLEVLETVYDAERVAEELRSGKMTAR
- a CDS encoding T9SS type A sorting domain-containing protein, whose protein sequence is MLRFSFLALLLTALPVAAQHARPAETLIVTKTADTDDGTCDADCSLREALASANAGIDRDSVRFAPALGGETITLALGQLEVTQSVILDATGLDLTVSGGGASRVFYLDVSRVLPTVRGLVEIIGLTIADGFTEGEGGGILARGQTFLVLRESTVRDNRAASGGGISVSALSLRRSTVANNVATSGGGGVYTTYASISNSTISGNRAEFGGGLRTSPFTTSVITVQNSTIIDNRATVESGGIHSFVSIWDDFSEVSLENSIVAGNRVARSLTAPSANCGGLNSPPFSRGYNVLGSGCSSQGTDRIVSASDAAALDFALADNGGPTLTHALRAPGGDPARNPAIDIGGTCGPADQRGFEAPVDGDGDGIAACDAGAVEFASGAATQPALDATSTAPSSFALDAAYPNPFRTATTLALDLPEARTVTLTVYDVLGRAVRTLAEGELEAGRHAVAFDGAGLPSGVYVVRMEADAFTATQRVTLVR
- a CDS encoding peptidase, giving the protein MTPPPRTLFVFLDGVGLGAPGEANLLGSLALPSFERLAGGQRWTSEAQAISEPGHVFRPIDATLGVEGLPQSGTGQATLFTGVNCAERAGRHFGPYPHSTSKPTIAEHSLFARLRAAGRVGTFANAYPDRFFRFVEKRSRWTVTTLCCVEAGVELRREADLRRGEALAADLTGAGWREHLGLDVPVITERAAGERLARLSPEADLVLFEYYLTDKAGHSRDAERAASVLRSLDAFFGGLLGALGPDDRLVVTSDHGNLEDLGTKSHTRNPVPLVALGPGAEALAEVQSLVDVTPALTATPEK
- a CDS encoding DNA-processing protein DprA; this translates as MRASSAFALALLRSDGIGRVTAQRLLAHFPTYEALRATPREQVLLRIKGAPNATTLVGYLFDHGGLGTALAEAEDELERLAAQRVEVLTPHDACWPAGLADLDQSDRPVVLYAYGHTEALAQPSVALFARPPLPGPAFETAQDLVRKLTAHGVVVMSGAESGFDVVVHKLCAAAGHPSVLVANAGMGRIAKPIRPIVSAAIRAGGALLSPFPMAHGRYGHDDAERALVMAAAARASAFFAVPPDSYEARALTWATEHDRPVFGVEGETALPPRVHALNRPLDLDWVVAAASPENPSPPDA